In the genome of Candidatus Angelobacter sp., the window CAGAATTCGACAACCCGACACAGAAAGTGAAACCGACAACGATCCAGTTGACGGACGGGCGCAGTCTGGTGGGCAGAATTCAGATGCGGCTCGGCTCCAAAATCTATGTCAGGACGGAGGACGGCAAACAAGTGGAAGTCAACACAGGCGAGATCGTATCTGAAAAGCCCGTTCGGTGACGGAAATGTTGCGGCAGGAGCTGAGTATTGGTCAGAAGCTCGGGCTGCAGCTAATTATTTGCCCGCAAATCGCAGGTTGCTGACAACGCCCTCGTCATGATTCCGATAACATCCCTGGTGAACTGTCCGCGATCCTCACTACAACGCCGGAGTTGAAGCCGGAGGATGCTGTATAGGAACCGGTCGTCCAAAGACGCCATGTCATTGAACCGGGAATGAAACCGGTCAGTGAGTTTGGCGTGCTGCTTCGCCCCACGGGCGAGTTCGACCAGCGTCATCCCAGTCGGAGTGGCGGCGTAACTCGACGAAAGGTCCAGATTTTTCCACTCAAGCATGCCGGGCAGGTTCGTTCGAGGCGGCCGACGGTCGCCGCTGCACCTCACGGGCTTTGCAATCATTTGAAGTGGATGCGAATCGTCTGGGTGAGCCGCCCGAACAATGACTGTTTCTTTGGTTTGGTCGCAGCTGTCGGCAGTGTCGCGCCCGGAAGCGGCTCGCACGGCGCGGAGCACGACGGACAAAACGCACGGATCTTCCCTCCGGCCAGCCGGAGCACATGCACGCACTCTTCGCAAAAAAGCTTATGACACTTGACGCATTTCAATGTTGCCCTGGTCCCGTGATGGTTGAGGCACGAGGCCGAACCGTCCGGCATGGTCGCGGACGGGGGAGGTTGCTGGACCTTCACCTCAGGAATCGGACTGTGCGGGGTCTCCTCGACGGGGTGCGAATGCAATTTCAACTCGGCGCTGCCCAGGCGCAGGACCTGGCCTGGCACCAGAGGAGCTTCATGGATTGCCTGACCGTCGATGTACGTCCCGTTCGTCGAGCCAAGATCGCGAACCAATACGGAGCTTCCGGACACGACTATTTCGCAGTGAAAACTTGAGACGGTGGCGTCGTGGACGCGGAAATCGTTGGTTGGATTGCGACCGAGGGTGTTGAACCCCGGTTCCAGTTCGAATGTGCCCGGGTGCGTCAGACCTGCCAACACAAGCTTGTTCATAAGCGTCACGCGGGCCGTGCAACAGTGTATTGTGCCCGCTGTTTATTGTCGAATGGTCGTCCGCTCACAAGGCTTTTGGGCAGCGCGTTTGGCTGTCATCAGGTTTTGGCCAGGTCACGCCGCGGAAACAACGGCGCGGGTTCGCCTATGGAATGGCCGGAGACCAATCCTCCCCAGGCCAGGCCGCTCATCTGGTCTGGCGAATGGCTCAGACCGAGTTGCGCGTAAATGTTCTCGGCCGCGGTCGGGATGAACGGCCACAGCAACACGGCAAGTATGCGGCACGTCTCTGCGAGCGTATAAAGGACCTGATTCAGCCGACCGGTTTTTGCCGGGTCCTTGGCCAGTTTGAATGGGGCTGTTTTGTCCACATATTGATTGGCCAGGGTCACGATCTCCCAGATACATTCCAGCGCCTCCTGCGGGTGGCTTTGGAGCAGTGACTTTTTCGTATCCCCAACGTGCAAAATGACGAATTCGCAGAATTCAGGTTCGTCGAAGCGATCCGGCACGACGCCGTTGCGATAACGCTTCAGCATCGAGAGCGATCTGTTGATCAGGTTGCCCAGGCCATTGGCCAGTTCGGCCGCGTACCGCGCCTGAAA includes:
- a CDS encoding FHA domain-containing protein; the protein is MNKLVLAGLTHPGTFELEPGFNTLGRNPTNDFRVHDATVSSFHCEIVVSGSSVLVRDLGSTNGTYIDGQAIHEAPLVPGQVLRLGSAELKLHSHPVEETPHSPIPEVKVQQPPPSATMPDGSASCLNHHGTRATLKCVKCHKLFCEECVHVLRLAGGKIRAFCPSCSAPCEPLPGATLPTAATKPKKQSLFGRLTQTIRIHFK